A portion of the Pomacea canaliculata isolate SZHN2017 linkage group LG13, ASM307304v1, whole genome shotgun sequence genome contains these proteins:
- the LOC112553698 gene encoding dolichol kinase-like isoform X3, with protein MMILCNRLTGEDWLIIILVTKVLGGLLLQSWNVTHEWTYHCLAGSLVLQVLSIIFFSSPKNGHKGSDTFRTAEQSGIFCILLVPLCFLAEISYTANNCSSCHSRVEEVSFLLACSSIMLMLSSRMLPSLNSVHSSGFIQTAFSLSSGLVLLPVVLTTGETTNFRRGLFFVFTRQERLLLLGWWVLLTVVTAMGVCLYPTLAKKTGTVDKASTAMRKCFHLVVVAVYVPGLVHDPAFLLLASVVALAVLALLETARVTRVKWLGTTIDIAFHVFTDSRDQGPVLLTHIYLLVGLSVPLWLSCNINNKAMLLQLSSGILSLGIGDTIACIAGMRYGLTKWPGTCKSLQGTGFSVTAQLIFITTGLFLGWFESFSWSGVVFAVVASSVYEALTSQIDNLVLPLYTLAALPV; from the exons ATGATGATCTTATGTAATAGACTAACAGGAGAGGATTGGCTGATTATCATCCTGGTGACCAAGGTTTTAGGAGGCCTGCTTCTTCAGTCTTGGAATGTAACCCATGAATGGACATACCATTGCCTCGCTG GATCTCTCGTACTTCAAGTGTTGTCAATCATATTCTTTTCTTCGCCAAAGAATGGACACAAAGGAAGTGACACATTTAG AACTGCTGAACAGTCTGGAATATTTTGCATCTTGCTGGTTCCCCTGTGTTTTCTTGCAGAAATTTCTTATACTGCAAACAACTGTTCATCAT GTCATTCCAGGGTAGAAGAGGTATCATTTCTACTAGCCTGCAGTAGCATAATGCTGATGTTGTCCTCAAGAATGCTTCCAAGTCTTAACAGTGTGCATTCAAGTGGGTTTATACAGACTGCATTCAGTTTGTCTTCAGGTCTTGTTCTCCTTCCAGTTGTCTTAACTACAG GGGAGACCACCAATTTCAGAAGAggcttgttt TTTGTCTTCACCAGGCAAGAAAGG TTGCTTCTTTTGGGCTGGTGGGTGCTGCTGACTGTGGTGACAGCTATGGGTGTATGCCTTTACCCCACCTTAGCAAAGAAGACAGGGACCGTTGACAAAGCTTCAACTGCCATGCGCAAGTGCTTTCATCTTGTAGTGGTTGCAGTGTATGTTCCAGGACTGGTGCATGATCCTGCCTTTCTCCTACTTGCTTCAGTTGTTGCCTTGGCTGTGTTGGCCTTACTTGAG ACAGCTCGCGTGACTCGTGTAAAATGGCTGGGCACTACCATAGATATTGCCTTTCATGTTTTTACTGACAGTCGTGATCAGGGCCCTGTACTCTTGACACACATCTATCTGCTGGTGGGACTGTCAGTTCCTCTTTGGCTCTCATGCAATATAAATAACA AAGCCATGTTATTACAGTTGTCCAGCGGGATCCTTTCACTTGGCATTGGTGACACTATTGCTTGTATTGCTGGTATGCGCTATGGACTGACCAAATGGCCAG GCACATGCAAAAGTTTGCAGGGAACTGGTTTCTCAGTTACTGCACAGCTCATCTTCATCACTACAGGGTTATTTTTAG GCTGGTTTGAATCATTCTCATGGTCGGGTGTGGTGTTTGCCGTAGTGGCATCATCTGTTTATGAAGCCTTAACTTCACAGATTGACAACCTGGTCCTTCCCTTATATACTTTGGCAGCCTTGCCAGTGTGA
- the LOC112553698 gene encoding dolichol kinase-like isoform X1: MMILCNRLTGEDWLIIILVTKVLGGLLLQSWNVTHEWTYHCLAGSLVLQVLSIIFFSSPKNGHKGSDTFRTAEQSGIFCILLVPLCFLAEISYTANNCSSCHSRVEEVSFLLACSSIMLMLSSRMLPSLNSVHSSGFIQTAFSLSSGLVLLPVVLTTGSSIMAISFGIAVVVAMVTHLPRLCPKSFTFGELCVVCHLAGDFVWRSMRWLTEFISNQGRPPISEEACLYVLISVICIFVAFATITILLVKPVKNILFFILLYCIFTLMGFGTYCLITNLNPAVWLLQFVFTRQERLLLLGWWVLLTVVTAMGVCLYPTLAKKTGTVDKASTAMRKCFHLVVVAVYVPGLVHDPAFLLLASVVALAVLALLETARVTRVKWLGTTIDIAFHVFTDSRDQGPVLLTHIYLLVGLSVPLWLSCNINNKAMLLQLSSGILSLGIGDTIACIAGMRYGLTKWPGTCKSLQGTGFSVTAQLIFITTGLFLGWFESFSWSGVVFAVVASSVYEALTSQIDNLVLPLYTLAALPV; the protein is encoded by the exons ATGATGATCTTATGTAATAGACTAACAGGAGAGGATTGGCTGATTATCATCCTGGTGACCAAGGTTTTAGGAGGCCTGCTTCTTCAGTCTTGGAATGTAACCCATGAATGGACATACCATTGCCTCGCTG GATCTCTCGTACTTCAAGTGTTGTCAATCATATTCTTTTCTTCGCCAAAGAATGGACACAAAGGAAGTGACACATTTAG AACTGCTGAACAGTCTGGAATATTTTGCATCTTGCTGGTTCCCCTGTGTTTTCTTGCAGAAATTTCTTATACTGCAAACAACTGTTCATCAT GTCATTCCAGGGTAGAAGAGGTATCATTTCTACTAGCCTGCAGTAGCATAATGCTGATGTTGTCCTCAAGAATGCTTCCAAGTCTTAACAGTGTGCATTCAAGTGGGTTTATACAGACTGCATTCAGTTTGTCTTCAGGTCTTGTTCTCCTTCCAGTTGTCTTAACTACAG GCAGCAGTATCATGGCCATTTCTTTTGGCATTGCTGTTGTAGTGGCTATGGTCACACATCTTCCCAGACTGTGCCCAAAATCCTTTACATTTGGGGAGTTGTGTGTTGTCTGTCATCTGGCTGGGGATTTTGTGTGGAGAAGCATGAGGTGGTTGACTGAATTCATTTCTAATCAG GGGAGACCACCAATTTCAGAAGAggcttgtttgtatgttttaatttca gtcatttgtatatttgttgCTTTTGCAACAATCACCATACTGTTGGTAAAACCggtgaaaaatatattgtttttcattctgCTGTATTGTATTTTCACACTAATGGGATTTGGGACATATTGTCTTATTACAAATCTGAACCCAGCTGTTTGGCTTTTGCAGTTTGTCTTCACCAGGCAAGAAAGG TTGCTTCTTTTGGGCTGGTGGGTGCTGCTGACTGTGGTGACAGCTATGGGTGTATGCCTTTACCCCACCTTAGCAAAGAAGACAGGGACCGTTGACAAAGCTTCAACTGCCATGCGCAAGTGCTTTCATCTTGTAGTGGTTGCAGTGTATGTTCCAGGACTGGTGCATGATCCTGCCTTTCTCCTACTTGCTTCAGTTGTTGCCTTGGCTGTGTTGGCCTTACTTGAG ACAGCTCGCGTGACTCGTGTAAAATGGCTGGGCACTACCATAGATATTGCCTTTCATGTTTTTACTGACAGTCGTGATCAGGGCCCTGTACTCTTGACACACATCTATCTGCTGGTGGGACTGTCAGTTCCTCTTTGGCTCTCATGCAATATAAATAACA AAGCCATGTTATTACAGTTGTCCAGCGGGATCCTTTCACTTGGCATTGGTGACACTATTGCTTGTATTGCTGGTATGCGCTATGGACTGACCAAATGGCCAG GCACATGCAAAAGTTTGCAGGGAACTGGTTTCTCAGTTACTGCACAGCTCATCTTCATCACTACAGGGTTATTTTTAG GCTGGTTTGAATCATTCTCATGGTCGGGTGTGGTGTTTGCCGTAGTGGCATCATCTGTTTATGAAGCCTTAACTTCACAGATTGACAACCTGGTCCTTCCCTTATATACTTTGGCAGCCTTGCCAGTGTGA
- the LOC112553698 gene encoding dolichol kinase-like isoform X2, whose protein sequence is MLMLSSRMLPSLNSVHSSGFIQTAFSLSSGLVLLPVVLTTGSSIMAISFGIAVVVAMVTHLPRLCPKSFTFGELCVVCHLAGDFVWRSMRWLTEFISNQGRPPISEEACLYVLISVICIFVAFATITILLVKPVKNILFFILLYCIFTLMGFGTYCLITNLNPAVWLLQFVFTRQERLLLLGWWVLLTVVTAMGVCLYPTLAKKTGTVDKASTAMRKCFHLVVVAVYVPGLVHDPAFLLLASVVALAVLALLETARVTRVKWLGTTIDIAFHVFTDSRDQGPVLLTHIYLLVGLSVPLWLSCNINNKAMLLQLSSGILSLGIGDTIACIAGMRYGLTKWPGTCKSLQGTGFSVTAQLIFITTGLFLGWFESFSWSGVVFAVVASSVYEALTSQIDNLVLPLYTLAALPV, encoded by the exons ATGCTGATGTTGTCCTCAAGAATGCTTCCAAGTCTTAACAGTGTGCATTCAAGTGGGTTTATACAGACTGCATTCAGTTTGTCTTCAGGTCTTGTTCTCCTTCCAGTTGTCTTAACTACAG GCAGCAGTATCATGGCCATTTCTTTTGGCATTGCTGTTGTAGTGGCTATGGTCACACATCTTCCCAGACTGTGCCCAAAATCCTTTACATTTGGGGAGTTGTGTGTTGTCTGTCATCTGGCTGGGGATTTTGTGTGGAGAAGCATGAGGTGGTTGACTGAATTCATTTCTAATCAG GGGAGACCACCAATTTCAGAAGAggcttgtttgtatgttttaatttca gtcatttgtatatttgttgCTTTTGCAACAATCACCATACTGTTGGTAAAACCggtgaaaaatatattgtttttcattctgCTGTATTGTATTTTCACACTAATGGGATTTGGGACATATTGTCTTATTACAAATCTGAACCCAGCTGTTTGGCTTTTGCAGTTTGTCTTCACCAGGCAAGAAAGG TTGCTTCTTTTGGGCTGGTGGGTGCTGCTGACTGTGGTGACAGCTATGGGTGTATGCCTTTACCCCACCTTAGCAAAGAAGACAGGGACCGTTGACAAAGCTTCAACTGCCATGCGCAAGTGCTTTCATCTTGTAGTGGTTGCAGTGTATGTTCCAGGACTGGTGCATGATCCTGCCTTTCTCCTACTTGCTTCAGTTGTTGCCTTGGCTGTGTTGGCCTTACTTGAG ACAGCTCGCGTGACTCGTGTAAAATGGCTGGGCACTACCATAGATATTGCCTTTCATGTTTTTACTGACAGTCGTGATCAGGGCCCTGTACTCTTGACACACATCTATCTGCTGGTGGGACTGTCAGTTCCTCTTTGGCTCTCATGCAATATAAATAACA AAGCCATGTTATTACAGTTGTCCAGCGGGATCCTTTCACTTGGCATTGGTGACACTATTGCTTGTATTGCTGGTATGCGCTATGGACTGACCAAATGGCCAG GCACATGCAAAAGTTTGCAGGGAACTGGTTTCTCAGTTACTGCACAGCTCATCTTCATCACTACAGGGTTATTTTTAG GCTGGTTTGAATCATTCTCATGGTCGGGTGTGGTGTTTGCCGTAGTGGCATCATCTGTTTATGAAGCCTTAACTTCACAGATTGACAACCTGGTCCTTCCCTTATATACTTTGGCAGCCTTGCCAGTGTGA